A region of the Methanomassiliicoccales archaeon genome:
CAAAGAAGATCGGCAAGGGCGGGCTCTTCTGCTGGTTGTGGCGACTCCGCGTGGACCCGGCCATCGCGCAAGCGCATGAACACAAGCTTTTGGCCGTCGAATATGACACCACCCAATCGGCGATGGCCCTCACGAGCAGCAAGCTTTTGTAAATACTCAGAAAGCTGGTCACAAGCGGAAGCCAGTGCGCGCGAGGAGGACAGAAGCCCCGGCTTTTTGAATTCAACGACAAGTTGGCCAAAAACGGCGTCAGCCCTTTTCCCTTCGGCCACTACGTACTCATCGCGTTCCCCGGCGGTAAGGCCCACAGTGGCGGCAAATTCTTGCAGTAGGGGCTGAACTCTGTGGCGAAGTTCAGGTTCATTGCAACCAGGAGGAAGCTCTGCAAGTACTCTCGCGAGCCGGCGCGCATATTCCTCCACCAACCGCTGCACATCCCTAGGACGCCCCATCATGAGGAGTATAGAAAAAGCCTGGCCTATAGCCAACGCGATATAAGGCGGCATCCTATTCCTGGCCACGGAAAGTTCGGCGGAATGGAAGGCCTGTCCGGGCAAGGAATGAGGTATACTGAGGCAGTATGAAATTGTGCATGATTGGGTACGGGAATGTGGGGTATGGGTTTGTGCGCGTGCTTCTTCGGCATGGCGCGTGGCTTAAAGAAAGATTTGGATTCGCCCCAAAAATCGTGGCCGTGCACGACATCCGCCGCGGAACCGTCCTCTCCCCGGATGGTCTGGATCTTCAGGCCCTGGCTCGGGCCTGGGAAGAAAATCGGAACCTTTCGGAGCTAGGGAAAAGCGAGGCCGGGCTTAACGCATTTTCGGTGATCCGAGATTCCGAAGCTGACGTGGTTCTGGAGCTCACCCCCACGGATCTGCGCACCGGCGAGCCCGCGGCCGGACACATTCGGTTCAGCCTCACCAACAAGAAACACGTGGTGACCACGAACAAAGGCCCGGTGGCCCTATTTGGAAAAGAACTCCTTGCCCTAGCCAAAGCAAACGGCGTCCAATTCCGATTCGAAGGGACAGTGATGGCCGGAACGCCGCTTTTCTCCCTCGTGGAGTTCGCCCTGGCCACACCAATCCAACGCGTGCGGGGAATCCTCAACGGCACCACGAACTTCATCCTCACCCAAATGGAGGCGGGGAAAACCTATGAGGAGGCCTTGGCCGAGGCCCAGAGGTTGGGCTATGCCGAGACCGACCCCACCGCGGA
Encoded here:
- a CDS encoding homoserine dehydrogenase; protein product: MIGYGNVGYGFVRVLLRHGAWLKERFGFAPKIVAVHDIRRGTVLSPDGLDLQALARAWEENRNLSELGKSEAGLNAFSVIRDSEADVVLELTPTDLRTGEPAAGHIRFSLTNKKHVVTTNKGPVALFGKELLALAKANGVQFRFEGTVMAGTPLFSLVEFALATPIQRVRGILNGTTNFILTQMEAGKTYEEALAEAQRLGYAETDPTADVEGFDALAKIVILANMVLGRDLLPNQVPCQGITKLDPVAVKNAP